Proteins encoded within one genomic window of Hahella chejuensis KCTC 2396:
- a CDS encoding LysR family transcriptional regulator: protein MKEQADLLYTFQAIARCGGVTQAAQQLGIAKSTVSGHLSKLEQIYDVKLVQRSSRQFQLTAAGGKLLEHSLELVQLLTRTRTCMAEFTKQISGVVRITAPLASGNMILPELLHQFRRIHPAVTFELTMSNEQLDLLKNNIDVAFRATALNDSSLIGRRLGWIRGVMVASPEFLRQNPLGEELQRLSELPVIAYRSDEHWRLVNAQGHEREINIRPIVRVNGLESARQLALKGVGVALTPDYIAAPALQSSELIHLFSDWRGRATPYHLVYPSRLTPSIAVKRFIDFTLEAFESGCMKDVLAR from the coding sequence ATGAAAGAGCAAGCAGACCTTTTATACACGTTTCAGGCAATCGCACGCTGTGGCGGCGTAACCCAGGCGGCGCAGCAATTAGGCATCGCCAAGTCCACCGTCAGCGGACATTTGAGCAAGCTGGAGCAGATCTATGACGTCAAGCTGGTGCAACGCAGTTCACGTCAGTTCCAGTTGACGGCGGCGGGAGGAAAACTCCTTGAACACAGCCTGGAGCTGGTGCAACTGCTTACCCGCACTCGCACCTGTATGGCGGAATTCACCAAACAGATTAGCGGCGTCGTGCGCATCACTGCGCCGCTGGCCTCCGGCAATATGATCCTGCCGGAACTGTTGCATCAGTTTCGTCGTATTCATCCTGCAGTAACATTTGAATTGACCATGTCCAACGAGCAGCTGGATTTGTTGAAGAACAATATCGATGTAGCGTTTCGCGCCACAGCGTTAAACGACTCATCGCTCATTGGCCGTCGTCTGGGCTGGATTCGCGGCGTCATGGTCGCTTCTCCGGAGTTTTTGCGTCAAAACCCGCTGGGAGAGGAATTACAGAGGCTGAGTGAACTCCCAGTCATCGCCTATCGCTCGGATGAACACTGGCGACTGGTGAATGCGCAAGGACATGAGCGGGAAATCAATATCCGCCCTATCGTCAGAGTGAATGGGCTGGAAAGCGCGCGTCAACTGGCCTTAAAGGGAGTAGGCGTTGCGTTGACGCCGGATTACATCGCCGCACCGGCGCTACAGAGCAGCGAGCTAATTCATCTATTCAGCGACTGGCGCGGCCGCGCAACGCCTTACCACTTGGTCTACCCAAGCCGCCTGACGCCCTCCATCGCCGTCAAACGGTTTATCGATTTTACGTTAGAGGCCTTTGAAAGCGGCTGCATGAAGGATGTGCTGGCGCGTTGA
- a CDS encoding DMT family transporter codes for MAVPVRLNWLFLFASFDSIHISVATVIYNLQPFFLLLLCAIFLRQNVQWSTWGWMLMAFVGVFLAAEVSFSGASFEALQGMGLALGAAFFYALATIFTRQAPGVSPAAMAAAQLGFCLPLLGAWLLWNGADWSQVDWKYVGLLGGLNSIAQYVLLYFAISHLTLERLSILSFLYPITTLLVDMLFYDMELSAAQTVGIALILLANTAILRRKPQPDKGARAGSPTGRQAIAE; via the coding sequence CTGGCTGTTCCTGTTCGCCTCAACTGGCTGTTCCTGTTCGCCTCATTCGACAGCATCCATATTTCCGTCGCCACGGTCATCTACAACCTGCAGCCCTTCTTTCTGTTATTGCTGTGCGCGATTTTCCTGCGGCAAAACGTGCAATGGTCGACCTGGGGTTGGATGCTTATGGCGTTCGTCGGCGTTTTCCTGGCGGCGGAAGTCAGCTTTAGCGGCGCCTCATTCGAGGCTTTGCAAGGAATGGGGCTGGCGTTGGGAGCTGCGTTCTTTTACGCCCTGGCCACCATTTTTACGCGTCAGGCGCCCGGTGTTTCCCCCGCGGCGATGGCGGCGGCGCAGCTAGGTTTTTGCCTGCCGCTATTGGGAGCATGGCTGTTGTGGAACGGCGCGGATTGGTCGCAGGTGGACTGGAAGTATGTGGGTTTGCTTGGAGGGCTTAATTCCATCGCGCAGTACGTACTCTTGTATTTTGCGATCTCGCACTTGACGCTGGAGCGTCTTTCGATCCTGTCGTTTTTGTATCCGATTACCACGTTGCTCGTGGACATGCTGTTCTATGACATGGAGCTGAGTGCGGCTCAAACAGTGGGTATCGCACTGATTCTTCTCGCCAATACTGCAATTCTTCGGCGCAAGCCGCAGCCGGACAAGGGGGCGCGCGCTGGCTCGCCGACCGGTCGACAGGCGATTGCAGAATAA
- a CDS encoding DUF4875 domain-containing protein, with protein sequence MNRAIAFTLTAFLTSVTFAAPPSIGFSKAATYEVVNQEEISEGDYDYIFSCVASKAIGKEERAHTMVKAIMDIQNVSPDIKIALHLAPDRALCQEGRLIGVSYYSPDGSGWKGVGRGAWTWNILTTGKKVTEQEISDTVLYEKSKPEFKKKFGDLYYSEKLDEYVKSQLGHEPKYVTSGLWVDTYHVE encoded by the coding sequence ATGAATAGAGCAATTGCCTTTACATTAACTGCCTTTCTAACCTCCGTTACATTTGCCGCGCCGCCATCAATTGGTTTCTCGAAGGCCGCTACTTACGAGGTTGTTAACCAAGAAGAAATCAGCGAAGGCGATTACGACTACATATTCTCTTGCGTCGCATCTAAAGCGATAGGGAAAGAAGAGAGGGCGCACACGATGGTGAAGGCGATTATGGATATCCAGAACGTCTCGCCGGATATCAAAATTGCGCTGCACTTAGCTCCAGACCGCGCTCTATGTCAGGAAGGTAGATTGATTGGCGTGTCCTATTACAGTCCTGACGGCTCTGGATGGAAGGGGGTCGGGCGCGGCGCTTGGACATGGAACATATTGACCACAGGCAAAAAAGTCACGGAACAGGAAATCTCAGATACGGTTTTATACGAGAAAAGTAAGCCTGAGTTTAAAAAGAAGTTTGGTGATTTATATTATTCAGAAAAGCTTGATGAATATGTTAAATCCCAGCTTGGGCATGAGCCTAAGTACGTCACCTCAGGGCTTTGGGTGGACACTTACCACGTTGAGTGA
- a CDS encoding substrate-binding periplasmic protein — protein sequence MLRLCVLLILFFPHAVWAETVLAFTRLAPYHYNENDTPRGISVALVEEAFRRMDEPVKLIELSWSRALRYLENGGVDGVFELLKTPVRETYADYSSLVLMMENVSLFVPENSAVQFDGDLQQLAHLRFGGLQDFSYGEKFDAFRSTELNTEFITAVSLNDLFLRLINDNIDIIIGDQRGVLLEYRRLQGLKVRSLPQIKRLQPNVEETPSYIAFSKKSQRANLRERFDQALANMIAEGVYSKIVENWANY from the coding sequence GTGCTCCGTTTGTGTGTTTTATTGATATTGTTCTTTCCTCACGCCGTTTGGGCCGAAACGGTGCTCGCCTTTACGCGGCTGGCTCCCTATCACTACAACGAAAACGACACGCCCCGAGGCATCAGCGTGGCGCTGGTGGAAGAGGCGTTCAGGCGTATGGATGAGCCGGTGAAGTTGATCGAGCTGTCCTGGAGCCGGGCGTTGCGCTACTTGGAGAACGGCGGGGTGGACGGCGTATTCGAACTGTTGAAAACGCCGGTGCGGGAGACTTACGCGGACTACTCGTCGCTGGTGTTGATGATGGAGAACGTCTCCCTGTTCGTGCCGGAGAACAGCGCTGTTCAATTCGACGGCGACCTGCAGCAACTGGCTCACTTACGCTTTGGCGGTCTGCAGGATTTCAGCTATGGCGAAAAATTCGATGCATTTCGCAGCACGGAACTGAACACGGAGTTCATCACCGCCGTGAGTCTGAACGACCTGTTTTTACGCCTGATCAACGACAACATAGATATTATTATCGGCGATCAGCGCGGCGTTCTGTTGGAGTACCGGCGCCTGCAAGGCCTGAAAGTGCGCTCTCTGCCGCAGATCAAACGCCTGCAGCCGAATGTGGAGGAAACGCCCAGCTACATCGCCTTCTCCAAAAAATCCCAGCGCGCCAATTTGCGTGAACGCTTCGATCAGGCGCTGGCGAATATGATTGCGGAAGGCGTGTACTCGAAAATCGTCGAGAACTGGGCGAACTACTGA
- a CDS encoding nuclear transport factor 2 family protein — MHPNAELVTRFYDAFKDKDYRTMQACYHDEAEFQDEVFTLKGKEIGAMWHMLCERGADLSLHYHHVEADEQRGSARWRAGYTFSTTGRYVLNKLRAEFEFKDGKIYRHRDRFDFWRWSRHALGVPGWALGWSQMLRDKVQATADRNLRRFIEGNPEYKE; from the coding sequence ATGCACCCTAACGCCGAACTGGTGACCCGTTTTTATGACGCTTTTAAGGATAAAGATTATCGAACCATGCAAGCCTGCTATCACGACGAGGCAGAGTTTCAGGATGAAGTGTTCACCCTCAAGGGCAAGGAAATCGGGGCCATGTGGCATATGCTGTGCGAACGCGGGGCGGACCTGTCGTTGCACTATCATCATGTCGAAGCCGACGAGCAGCGCGGCTCCGCCCGCTGGCGCGCGGGCTATACCTTTTCCACGACCGGGCGATACGTGCTCAACAAGCTGCGCGCCGAGTTTGAATTCAAAGACGGCAAAATATATCGCCACCGCGATCGCTTCGACTTCTGGCGCTGGTCCCGTCACGCACTGGGCGTACCTGGCTGGGCGCTGGGCTGGTCGCAAATGTTGCGGGATAAAGTGCAGGCGACCGCAGATAGAAATTTACGGCGTTTTATTGAGGGAAATCCTGAGTATAAGGAATAA
- a CDS encoding putative quinol monooxygenase: MTSFAIIIKHKTQPGKRDEVRKVWEKHMAPAVSANPGHTAYFYCFDNAEPDSIYAFQQYVSAEASQAFLKTDSYAAYLEEVESLLSGPPQVTSLTPVWTKGV; the protein is encoded by the coding sequence ATGACTTCATTTGCAATCATCATCAAGCACAAGACTCAACCAGGTAAGCGGGACGAAGTGCGTAAGGTTTGGGAAAAGCACATGGCCCCTGCGGTTTCCGCCAATCCTGGCCATACCGCTTACTTTTATTGTTTTGATAATGCCGAGCCGGATTCAATTTACGCCTTTCAGCAGTATGTAAGCGCGGAGGCGTCGCAGGCGTTTTTAAAAACGGACAGTTACGCCGCTTATCTGGAAGAAGTTGAATCGCTGCTTTCAGGCCCGCCGCAAGTCACATCGCTGACTCCGGTATGGACAAAAGGCGTCTGA
- a CDS encoding efflux RND transporter permease subunit: protein MIRFFATHPTAANLLMGFFLFIGLMTLPQIKRETFPEVKSYEVEVKVVYPGATPTDIELSVCKPLEEAVEGVSFMEEVRCEARNSLGLMTLKMLEDGDFDDFVDDVKSAVDEISSLPDQSEEPVVKELGRTQNVLTIALTADLPRSELKTLAEEVKQRILRNPDIPLVEVQGFSDRQFQIQAPESNLRQYGLSLQDIANLVAKQDVDLPAGDVKTDSRDYQIRFSDERRTVTELENLVVLRGGNGAEVRLGDIASIVDEFELEESKSTFDGKPAAFLKISKNTRDDSLRILQEVETFIAEESRRLPPEVSLSLTQDYTSVVKDRISMLSSNAWQGLLLVFAVMWLFFGARYAFWVVMGLPVSFLASAFVLGHMGVSINMLSMVALLLALGILMDDAIVISESIGTEMRKGKRPLQAAVDGTLMVAKGVFSSFLTTLCMFTGLLFLEGDIGQVLVVVPIVLISVITISLVEAFFILPHHLQHSLAHAEKQEDSRFRRAFEQRFEKIRQGLDRRVSVLIKHRYGFVGAVIATFILCVSLLASGVIKFSAFPDLEGDIVQARLIMPTGTSQARTEAMVAHYTQALTQTASEFNKEQDEAAIGAVTVNYGQNADAFETGPHLATISVDLLTAERRNFSLQAFTSRWRELAGETPDVWSVLFKEPTIGPGGRAIEIRLRGDDLESLSLASHELQNWLAGYPGVINLLDDLRPGKPEFTLHLKSGAYDLGLDAQTIAAQLRAAFQGVTVLESSVGLETYDVVVRLDDESRDELADFDNFPIVHPASKALIPLSNVAEIIPSRSYSRINRVDSQRTVTVFGDVDISLNNTKAVIGDLQKQFLPQLQQRFPDIHVSIEGEIKEGAATQGSMKLGFLMGLAGIFILLSFQFKSYVEPVIVMLNIPMAFIGVIVGHVVMGMDITMPSLLGFVSLAGIVVNDSILLVEFVKMRVRQGMHVHDAAAKASHDRFRAVLLTSLTTMAGMTPLLFETSLQAQILIPLATSIVFGVGASTLLVLFVIPCVYTILEDFGLTKAVSGEPEEEFAPAQHPPPLTQE from the coding sequence ATGATCCGCTTTTTCGCCACGCACCCTACTGCGGCGAACCTGCTGATGGGCTTCTTTCTGTTCATCGGCTTGATGACGTTGCCGCAAATCAAGCGGGAAACTTTTCCCGAAGTGAAAAGCTACGAAGTCGAGGTGAAAGTCGTTTATCCCGGCGCCACGCCGACGGATATCGAGCTGTCTGTGTGCAAGCCGCTGGAAGAAGCCGTGGAAGGCGTCAGCTTCATGGAGGAGGTGCGCTGCGAAGCTCGTAACTCCCTGGGCTTGATGACTCTGAAAATGCTGGAGGACGGCGACTTCGACGATTTCGTCGATGACGTTAAAAGCGCCGTGGATGAGATCAGCTCCCTGCCGGATCAGTCGGAGGAGCCGGTGGTCAAGGAGCTGGGACGCACGCAAAACGTGTTGACCATCGCCCTGACGGCGGACCTGCCCCGTAGCGAGCTGAAAACCCTGGCGGAAGAGGTCAAGCAACGCATCCTGCGCAATCCCGATATCCCTCTGGTGGAAGTGCAGGGCTTCTCTGACCGACAGTTTCAGATTCAGGCGCCGGAAAGCAATCTGCGTCAGTACGGCCTGAGCTTGCAGGACATCGCCAATCTGGTGGCGAAGCAGGATGTGGATCTCCCCGCAGGAGATGTAAAGACAGACAGCCGTGATTATCAGATTCGCTTCAGCGACGAAAGGCGCACCGTCACGGAGCTGGAGAACCTGGTGGTGTTGCGGGGCGGCAATGGGGCGGAAGTGCGCCTGGGCGACATCGCCAGCATTGTTGACGAGTTTGAGCTGGAGGAGAGTAAGTCCACCTTCGACGGTAAGCCCGCCGCTTTTTTAAAAATATCCAAAAACACCCGTGATGACAGTCTGCGTATTCTGCAGGAAGTGGAGACCTTCATTGCGGAAGAGAGCCGGCGTTTGCCGCCGGAAGTGTCCTTGAGTCTGACCCAGGATTACACCAGCGTGGTCAAGGACCGCATCAGTATGTTGAGCAGCAACGCCTGGCAGGGGCTGCTGCTGGTGTTCGCGGTGATGTGGTTGTTTTTCGGCGCCCGGTATGCGTTTTGGGTGGTGATGGGGCTGCCGGTGTCGTTCCTGGCCAGCGCATTTGTGCTGGGGCACATGGGAGTGAGCATCAACATGCTCTCTATGGTGGCGTTGCTGCTGGCGCTGGGGATTCTTATGGATGACGCCATCGTCATCAGCGAGAGCATCGGCACGGAGATGCGCAAGGGCAAACGCCCCCTGCAAGCGGCGGTGGACGGTACGCTGATGGTGGCGAAAGGGGTGTTTTCGTCCTTTCTCACCACCCTGTGCATGTTCACCGGACTGTTGTTCCTGGAGGGCGACATCGGCCAGGTATTGGTGGTCGTGCCTATCGTGCTGATTTCGGTGATCACCATTTCATTGGTCGAAGCGTTTTTCATACTGCCACACCACTTACAGCACTCTCTTGCGCATGCGGAGAAGCAGGAGGACTCCCGCTTTCGCAGGGCGTTTGAACAGCGTTTTGAGAAGATCCGGCAAGGCCTTGATCGTCGCGTGTCGGTGTTGATCAAGCATCGTTACGGCTTTGTCGGCGCCGTTATCGCGACCTTTATCCTGTGCGTCAGTCTGCTGGCCTCGGGCGTTATCAAGTTCTCCGCGTTCCCGGATCTTGAAGGGGATATCGTGCAGGCGCGTCTCATTATGCCTACGGGGACATCGCAAGCGCGCACCGAAGCGATGGTGGCGCATTACACGCAGGCCTTGACGCAAACCGCTTCCGAATTCAACAAAGAGCAGGATGAAGCGGCGATAGGGGCTGTAACGGTGAATTACGGACAGAATGCGGACGCCTTTGAAACTGGCCCTCATTTAGCCACCATCAGCGTCGACCTGCTCACCGCCGAGCGCCGCAATTTCAGTTTGCAGGCCTTTACCTCGCGCTGGCGTGAACTGGCCGGAGAGACGCCGGATGTATGGTCGGTGCTGTTCAAGGAGCCGACGATCGGGCCGGGCGGGCGCGCGATTGAAATACGTCTGCGCGGTGACGATCTGGAGTCGTTGTCGCTGGCGTCCCATGAGTTGCAGAACTGGCTCGCGGGATATCCCGGCGTGATTAACCTGTTGGACGATCTGCGCCCAGGCAAGCCGGAGTTTACCTTGCACTTGAAGTCCGGCGCTTATGACCTGGGGCTGGACGCCCAAACCATTGCGGCGCAACTGCGGGCCGCGTTTCAGGGCGTGACCGTGCTGGAGTCGAGCGTTGGTCTGGAAACCTATGACGTGGTGGTGCGTCTGGATGATGAATCCCGCGACGAGCTGGCCGACTTCGATAACTTTCCCATCGTGCATCCCGCCAGCAAGGCGCTGATTCCGCTCTCCAACGTGGCGGAAATTATCCCCAGTCGCAGCTATTCGCGCATCAACCGGGTGGACAGCCAGCGTACGGTGACGGTGTTCGGCGATGTCGACATCAGCCTGAACAACACCAAGGCGGTGATCGGCGATTTGCAGAAGCAGTTTTTGCCGCAATTACAGCAGCGCTTTCCTGATATTCATGTGAGCATTGAGGGGGAAATCAAAGAAGGCGCGGCCACTCAGGGTTCGATGAAACTGGGTTTTCTGATGGGGCTGGCGGGAATATTCATCCTGCTGAGCTTCCAGTTCAAATCCTACGTGGAGCCGGTCATTGTCATGCTCAACATCCCGATGGCGTTTATCGGCGTCATTGTGGGGCATGTGGTGATGGGAATGGATATCACCATGCCGTCGCTGCTGGGCTTTGTGTCGCTGGCGGGCATTGTGGTGAACGACTCCATACTGCTGGTGGAGTTCGTCAAGATGCGCGTGCGGCAGGGCATGCATGTGCATGACGCTGCGGCGAAGGCGAGCCACGACCGCTTTCGCGCAGTATTGCTGACCTCCCTGACCACCATGGCGGGGATGACGCCGCTGCTGTTCGAAACCAGTTTACAGGCGCAGATTCTGATTCCCTTGGCCACCAGTATTGTGTTCGGGGTGGGCGCATCCACACTTTTGGTATTGTTTGTCATCCCTTGTGTGTATACGATTCTTGAAGACTTCGGTCTGACCAAGGCGGTGTCCGGCGAACCCGAGGAGGAGTTTGCGCCGGCGCAACATCCGCCGCCGCTTACACAAGAATAA
- a CDS encoding efflux RND transporter periplasmic adaptor subunit has product MSLAWMKRRWALPLVVAIGVAVAVAIIKRRPAMEHVDKAQLPAAVKVVSAKRYEVRPRITGFGEVAPDVVLDSKAEVSGKVTYVHPLLKKGAILPAGTLVVSIDDRDYQLALKQAEADLAVSRANLEEMRLTVEDTEQDLELAREKLAIAKKEQERIGRLLQKGSASQSNYDAQQSAVLQLKQETQTLSNQLQTLPYQLQVLQAKQDIAEAAVEAQKRNLERTRISLPFNARITRLAVEENQFVAVGASLYGAQTIDKVLVNAQFPLSQFRILAEGFDNLENLFQKFLEQDAASNIFTELDLAASVALAEDGDTRWEARVERISNNLEAASRTLGVIVGVDNPYRTARPGTRPPLIEGMYAKVELEGAPQPFLVLPRDVLREHELYVVDKDNRLRRIKPHYKTQGSMLLIRQEDNTGDEAIHEGERVVTTDLFPAVMGMLVTPQEDKDAEALIEQWAQGRQAL; this is encoded by the coding sequence ATGAGCCTGGCCTGGATGAAGCGTCGATGGGCGTTGCCCTTGGTAGTCGCGATTGGCGTCGCGGTGGCGGTGGCGATTATCAAGCGTCGTCCGGCGATGGAGCATGTGGATAAAGCGCAGCTGCCTGCGGCGGTGAAGGTGGTGTCCGCCAAGCGTTATGAAGTCAGGCCGCGCATTACCGGGTTTGGCGAAGTGGCGCCGGATGTGGTGCTGGACAGCAAGGCGGAAGTGTCAGGCAAAGTGACCTACGTACACCCGCTGTTGAAGAAGGGGGCCATATTGCCGGCGGGGACGCTGGTGGTCAGCATCGACGATCGCGATTATCAGCTGGCGCTGAAACAGGCGGAAGCGGATCTGGCGGTCAGCCGCGCTAATCTGGAGGAGATGCGGCTGACAGTGGAGGACACCGAACAGGATCTCGAACTGGCGCGGGAAAAACTGGCCATCGCCAAGAAAGAGCAAGAGCGCATTGGACGGTTGCTGCAGAAAGGCTCCGCCTCGCAATCCAACTACGATGCGCAGCAGTCCGCCGTCCTGCAATTGAAGCAGGAAACCCAGACGCTGAGTAACCAACTGCAGACTTTACCGTATCAGTTACAGGTGCTGCAGGCCAAACAGGATATCGCCGAAGCCGCGGTGGAGGCGCAGAAACGCAACCTGGAGCGGACCCGCATCAGCTTGCCTTTCAACGCCCGCATCACCCGGCTGGCGGTGGAGGAAAATCAGTTTGTCGCTGTGGGCGCCTCGCTGTATGGCGCTCAGACCATTGATAAGGTGCTGGTCAACGCCCAGTTTCCGTTGAGCCAGTTCCGCATTCTGGCGGAGGGTTTTGACAACCTGGAAAACCTGTTTCAGAAATTTCTGGAGCAGGACGCCGCCAGCAATATTTTCACCGAGCTGGACCTCGCCGCCAGCGTCGCTCTGGCGGAAGATGGCGACACGCGCTGGGAAGCCAGGGTGGAGCGCATCAGCAACAATCTGGAAGCGGCCTCGCGCACCCTTGGAGTCATCGTCGGCGTTGATAATCCTTATCGCACCGCCCGCCCCGGAACACGTCCGCCGTTGATAGAAGGAATGTACGCCAAGGTCGAGCTGGAAGGCGCGCCGCAGCCGTTTTTAGTTTTGCCTCGGGATGTGTTACGCGAGCATGAGTTGTATGTGGTGGACAAAGATAACCGCCTGCGTCGAATCAAACCGCATTATAAAACCCAGGGTTCCATGCTGTTGATCCGGCAGGAGGACAATACGGGAGACGAGGCGATTCATGAGGGCGAACGGGTCGTCACGACTGACCTGTTTCCCGCCGTAATGGGCATGTTGGTGACGCCGCAGGAAGATAAGGACGCCGAAGCGCTGATCGAGCAGTGGGCGCAGGGAAGGCAAGCCCTATGA
- a CDS encoding TetR/AcrR family transcriptional regulator produces MREKTEAQEPENKRGRPLDPALQRQRKDDLLDAAFELLREKSYRSITIRDIAEKAGMKSAMISYYFGSKEDLFIALIERLGEQQFGRIVEVVSQPDPIRGFIRAAITRIVDCPPLITFIIDEVLSERGRLQDRFIDLMPRRMAMFLPKLMESEQKKGNLRADVDPKWAAFSLVNLIITPFIGGPVRRRAWDMSDELVSSDEWIEHVYRMFMSGCGAAPKCSPQPNPQSNSQP; encoded by the coding sequence ATGCGTGAGAAAACTGAGGCTCAAGAGCCTGAAAACAAGCGCGGGCGACCATTGGACCCCGCATTGCAGCGGCAGCGTAAAGACGATCTGCTGGACGCCGCCTTCGAACTGTTGCGGGAAAAAAGCTACCGCAGCATCACCATCCGCGATATCGCCGAAAAAGCGGGCATGAAGTCCGCGATGATCAGTTATTACTTCGGCAGTAAAGAAGATTTATTCATCGCCTTGATTGAGCGCCTCGGCGAACAACAGTTCGGCCGCATTGTCGAAGTGGTTTCCCAGCCTGACCCCATTCGTGGGTTTATCCGCGCCGCCATTACCAGAATCGTCGACTGTCCGCCTTTGATTACGTTCATCATCGATGAGGTGCTGTCGGAGCGGGGCAGGTTGCAGGACCGCTTTATTGATCTAATGCCCCGGCGCATGGCCATGTTTCTTCCTAAGCTGATGGAGTCGGAACAGAAAAAGGGAAATCTGCGTGCGGATGTGGACCCCAAATGGGCGGCGTTTTCACTGGTGAATCTGATTATCACGCCTTTTATCGGCGGGCCCGTGCGCAGGCGGGCCTGGGATATGTCCGATGAGCTGGTGAGCAGCGATGAATGGATTGAGCATGTCTACCGGATGTTTATGTCGGGTTGCGGAGCCGCGCCCAAGTGCAGTCCACAACCCAATCCGCAATCCAACTCGCAACCTTAA
- a CDS encoding IS5-like element ISHch3 family transposase (programmed frameshift), translating to MDTLWEVPDELWLRIEPILKEDWQPSAKGGRPIGNWRGYLNGIIFRMRSGCQWNQLPRRFGDDATVHRWFQRWSKNGVMEKIWASLLRDCQELEGVDWEWQSADGWLGKKPALGGENVGPNPTDRGKKGTKKSLLVEAEGGPLGLVIAGANVNDHKLLEATLESIVVERPAPTVEARQHLCLDKGYDNVASEDVAARHDYIPHICRIGEEAQPADRHPSGKPRRWVVERTFGWLSKCRALLIRYDKKDSNYLGLLQLACGLLWFRRMWRLQGRQ from the exons CTGGACACTCTATGGGAAGTACCGGACGAGCTATGGCTACGAATCGAACCCATTTTAAAAGAAGACTGGCAACCCAGCGCCAAGGGTGGCCGCCCCATCGGCAACTGGAGGGGCTATTTGAACGGGATTATTTTTCGGATGCGTTCAGGCTGTCAGTGGAACCAGTTGCCCCGCCGATTTGGGGATGACGCCACGGTCCATCGCTGGTTTCAGCGCTGGAGTAAAAACGGCGTGATGGAGAAGATCTGGGCGAGTCTATTGCGAGACTGCCAGGAACTGGAAGGGGTGGACTGGGAATGGCAAAGTGCGGACGGCTGGCTGGGGAA AAAGCCCGCTTTGGGGGGGGAGAATGTGGGGCCGAACCCGACAGACCGAGGCAAGAAGGGAACCAAGAAAAGCCTGCTGGTGGAAGCCGAGGGAGGCCCCTTGGGACTCGTCATCGCCGGAGCCAATGTCAACGACCATAAGCTGCTGGAAGCGACGCTGGAGTCGATTGTGGTAGAGCGTCCGGCTCCAACGGTGGAGGCGCGGCAGCATTTATGCCTGGATAAGGGGTATGACAATGTGGCGAGCGAAGACGTGGCAGCCCGGCATGACTACATACCGCATATCTGCCGAATTGGCGAGGAGGCGCAGCCAGCGGACCGTCATCCAAGTGGAAAGCCCCGGCGTTGGGTAGTGGAGCGCACGTTTGGTTGGCTGTCTAAGTGCCGTGCGTTACTGATTCGCTATGACAAAAAGGACAGCAACTATCTGGGATTGCTGCAATTGGCATGTGGTCTGTTATGGTTTCGGCGGATGTGGCGGCTACAGGGGCGTCAATGA